In one window of Anaerobranca gottschalkii DSM 13577 DNA:
- a CDS encoding lysophospholipid acyltransferase family protein — MIKSLIVAAYVIIMLILSIPYLLIIKLCKFLGLKKVYSTLLNSFLIFFCRSAFWLAGVKVEVEGLENLLDRNMIFVGNHQSMVDIPVMLGYIPGIKGFIAKKETKKLPIINWWMEEINCVFLDRHNIRQGMKDMAKAKGLLEEGKSLVIYPEGTRSKSDQMGEFKKGSLKIGVQAGVPIVPVAISGSYKIFEEERKIKKGKVKVKIGEPIFIERLSEEEKKDISQLAYERVKGLLEKIQKP, encoded by the coding sequence TAATTATGTTAATTTTATCTATTCCTTATCTGCTAATTATAAAATTATGTAAGTTTTTAGGTTTGAAAAAAGTTTACTCTACTCTTTTAAACTCCTTTCTAATCTTTTTTTGCCGATCCGCTTTTTGGTTAGCAGGAGTTAAAGTTGAAGTAGAAGGTCTAGAAAATTTATTAGACAGAAATATGATATTTGTAGGAAACCATCAAAGTATGGTAGATATCCCGGTCATGTTAGGTTATATTCCTGGAATAAAAGGGTTTATCGCTAAAAAGGAAACCAAAAAATTACCAATTATTAATTGGTGGATGGAAGAAATAAACTGTGTTTTTTTAGACCGACATAATATTCGCCAAGGGATGAAGGATATGGCAAAAGCCAAGGGATTATTAGAAGAAGGAAAATCTTTAGTAATATATCCTGAAGGAACTAGGAGTAAAAGTGACCAAATGGGTGAGTTTAAAAAAGGTAGTTTGAAAATAGGGGTTCAGGCAGGTGTGCCTATTGTACCAGTTGCCATTTCAGGTTCATATAAAATATTTGAAGAAGAAAGAAAGATAAAAAAAGGTAAAGTAAAGGTAAAGATTGGCGAACCTATTTTTATTGAAAGGTTAAGTGAGGAAGAAAAAAAAGATATCTCCCAATTAGCCTATGAAAGGGTAAAAGGCCTTTTAGAAAAAATACAAAAACCTTAA
- a CDS encoding sigma-54-dependent Fis family transcriptional regulator codes for MEKGYIRKSHLRCLNYGVDKERNFSAKIIAGQQLADRLEKNRTLIEVATPFMEHLYNFVKGSNFFSILTDGEGCILKVIGDQEILQEAYSLKMIPGAFMDEKNIGTNAMGTALAEGKPVQVSGEEHYIKAYHRWTCSAAPIKNPDGEVIGCLDLTGYSPQVHSHTLGMVVAAVKAVENILTKDQATFKLSVVNKYIETIINSIDEGIITVGPKGYLKLLNAKAEKILGLSNIEIQGKRAKDYIENWDFIERILKEKNKISEEETYIKSKKGKFHCIISGYFIQGKDKPQGYVCIFKEIKTARKLANRMYGKQAVYTFEKIIGRNKEFIKTLEKAKNIADSPSTVLILGESGTGKEVFAQAIHNASSRKDEAFVAINCGAIPKNLIEAELFGYEEGAFTGGKRGGSIGKFELADGGTLFLDEIGEMPLDMQVNLLRVLEEGKFYKVGGNREISVDVRIIAATNKDLKKEVEKGFFRKDLYYRLNVLTLKLPSLKERKDDIPLLVDYFLTIKSLKLNKKTVVLGEEILEKFMNYHWPGNIRELENVIESIVNTPDLLELPFEKPNIKFSFDEQLLELENLEDVEKYTIEKVLKKYNYNISNAAKALGIGRNTLYRKVEKYKIKVEDHFCSNLKQLP; via the coding sequence ATGGAAAAAGGATATATAAGAAAGTCCCACCTTCGATGTTTAAATTATGGTGTTGATAAAGAAAGAAATTTTTCTGCTAAAATTATCGCCGGTCAACAGCTTGCCGATAGATTAGAGAAAAATAGAACCCTCATAGAAGTAGCAACACCCTTTATGGAACACCTCTATAATTTCGTTAAAGGCTCTAACTTCTTTTCCATCTTAACCGATGGAGAGGGTTGTATTTTAAAAGTCATAGGGGATCAAGAAATATTACAAGAAGCTTACTCGTTAAAAATGATACCCGGTGCTTTTATGGATGAAAAGAATATTGGAACAAATGCAATGGGTACTGCACTGGCGGAAGGGAAACCTGTACAAGTTTCGGGGGAAGAACACTATATAAAAGCATATCACCGTTGGACCTGTTCAGCTGCCCCTATTAAAAATCCTGATGGTGAAGTTATCGGTTGTCTAGACTTAACAGGCTACAGTCCCCAAGTCCATTCCCACACTCTAGGAATGGTGGTGGCAGCGGTAAAGGCGGTAGAAAACATTTTAACAAAGGATCAAGCGACTTTTAAACTTTCTGTTGTTAATAAATATATAGAAACAATAATCAATTCTATAGATGAAGGGATCATAACCGTTGGACCAAAGGGTTACTTAAAACTTTTGAATGCTAAAGCAGAAAAAATTTTAGGTTTATCTAACATTGAGATACAGGGGAAAAGAGCCAAAGACTATATTGAAAATTGGGATTTTATTGAAAGGATACTCAAAGAAAAAAATAAGATATCTGAAGAAGAGACATATATAAAAAGTAAAAAAGGAAAGTTTCACTGTATTATAAGTGGCTATTTTATACAAGGTAAAGATAAACCTCAAGGATATGTTTGTATTTTTAAAGAAATAAAAACAGCAAGGAAATTGGCAAACAGGATGTATGGTAAACAGGCGGTATACACCTTTGAAAAAATTATCGGTAGAAACAAAGAGTTTATTAAAACATTAGAGAAGGCAAAAAATATAGCAGATAGCCCTTCTACAGTTTTAATTTTAGGAGAAAGTGGAACAGGTAAAGAAGTTTTTGCCCAAGCAATTCACAATGCTTCTTCTAGAAAAGATGAGGCCTTTGTGGCCATCAATTGCGGTGCAATACCTAAAAACTTAATAGAAGCAGAATTGTTTGGATATGAGGAAGGAGCTTTTACCGGTGGGAAAAGGGGTGGAAGTATAGGTAAGTTCGAACTAGCCGATGGAGGAACCCTTTTCTTAGACGAAATTGGAGAAATGCCCCTTGATATGCAGGTCAACTTACTTAGGGTATTAGAAGAAGGGAAGTTTTATAAAGTAGGGGGCAATAGGGAAATATCCGTCGATGTCCGGATAATTGCAGCTACCAATAAAGATTTAAAAAAAGAAGTAGAAAAGGGTTTTTTCCGCAAAGACTTATATTATCGTTTAAATGTCTTGACTTTAAAACTTCCTTCATTAAAAGAGCGAAAAGATGACATCCCTTTATTAGTAGACTATTTCTTAACAATTAAATCTCTAAAATTAAACAAAAAAACGGTAGTATTAGGTGAAGAAATTTTAGAAAAATTTATGAATTATCATTGGCCGGGAAATATTAGAGAATTAGAAAATGTAATTGAAAGTATAGTTAATACTCCTGATTTGTTAGAGTTACCCTTTGAAAAACCAAATATAAAATTTAGTTTCGATGAACAACTATTAGAATTAGAAAACCTAGAAGATGTAGAAAAATATACCATTGAAAAGGTATTGAAAAAATATAATTATAATATATCCAATGCCGCTAAGGCATTAGGTATTGGTAGGAATACTTTATATCGAAAAGTAGAAAAATATAAAATTAAAGTAGAAGACCATTTTTGTTCCAATTTGAAACAATTGCCCTAA